A genomic region of Haliotis asinina isolate JCU_RB_2024 chromosome 1, JCU_Hal_asi_v2, whole genome shotgun sequence contains the following coding sequences:
- the LOC137274376 gene encoding filaggrin-like: protein MQIRGRAAATHHRKMQKQDRTTSTQHRKTQKQDSGCHASREDADTGQSGSHASPTDATEKQDRAAATHHGKTQKKDTVAATHHEKTQKQDRAAATHHRQTQKQDSGSHASQKDAEKRHSSSHTSQKDAETGKNGIYATQEEAETGQSGSHATREEAETGQSDSHASQTDAETEQNGSHASWTDTETGQNSSHATREEAETGQSDSHASQTDAETEQNGSHASWTDTETGQNGSHAIQEGAETGQSGSHSSPTDAETGQNGSHTTREEAEKVHSGSHASREEAETGHSGSHSSWRGAEIGQSGSHATREEAETGQSDSHSPLTDAETGQSGSRASPKDAETGQSGSHSPPTDAETGQSGRHTSREDAEKGQSGSHASQKDAETGQSGIHASWTDAETGQNGIHATREEAETGQSGSHASQKDAETGQRQPRNTGKGRNWTEQQPRITKRRRNRTERQPRITERRRNRTAAATQHGERQKLDRAAATHHKKTQKQDRAAATHHRQTQKQERAAATHHGKTQKKDTIAATHHEKTQKQDRAAATHHGKTQKKDRVAATHHRKMQKQDRAAATHHGQMQKQDRMASTQHEKRQKQDKAVATHHRKTQKQDKAAATHHRKMQKQDSGSHATREKAETGQSSSHASRKDAETGHSGSHASQKDAETG, encoded by the exons ATGCAGATTCGGGGCAGAGCGGCAGCCACGCATCACAGGAAGATGCAGAAACAGGACAGAACGACATCCACGCAACACCGAAAGACACAGAAACAGGACAGCGGCTGCCACGCATCACGGGAAGATGCAGATACAGGACAGAGCGGCAGCCACGCATCACCGACAGACGCA ACGGAGAAACAGGACAGAGCGGCTGCCACGCATCATGGGAAGACGCAGAAAAAGGACACAGTGGCAGCCACGCATCACGAAAAGACGCAGAAACAGGACAGAGCGGCAGCCACTCATCACCGACAGACGCAGAAACAGGACAGCGGTAGCCACGCATCACAGAAAGACGCAGAAAAAAGACACAGTAGCAGCCACACATCACAGAAAGACGCAGAAACAGGAAAGAATGGCATCTACGCAACACAAGAAGAGGCAGAAACAGGACAGAGCGGCAGCCACGCAACACGGGAAGAGGCAGAAACAGGACAGAGCGACAGCCACGCATCACAGACAGACGCAGAAACAGAACAGAACGGCAGCCACGCATCATGGACAGACACAGAAACAGGACAGAACAGCAGCCACGCAACACGAGAAGAGGCAGAAACAGGACAGAGCGACAGCCACGCATCACAGACAGACGCAGAAACAGAACAGAACGGCAGCCACGCATCATGGACAGACACAGAAACAGGACAGAACGGTAGCCACGCAATACAGGAAGGGGCAGAAACAGGACAGAGCGGCAGCCACTCATCACCGACAGACGCAGAAACTGGACAGAACGGCAGCCACACAACACGAGAAGAGGCAGAAAAAGTACACAGTGGCAGCCACGCATCACGAGAAGAGGCAGAAACAGGACATAGCGGCAGCCACTCATCATGGAGAGGGGCAGAAATAGGACAGAGCGGGAGCCACGCAACACGAGAAGAGGCAGAAACAGGACAGAGTGACAGCCACTCACCACTAACAGACGCAGAAACAGGACAGAGCGGTAGCCGCGCATCACCGAAAGACGCAGAAACAGGACAGAGCGGCAGTCACTCACCACCGACAGACGCAGAAACAGGACAGAGCGGCCGCCACACATCACGGGAAGACGCAGAAAAAGGACAGAGTGGCAGTCACGCATCACAGAAAGATGCAGAAACAGGACAGAGCGGCATCCACGCATCATGGACAGATgcagaaacaggacagaatGGCATCCATGCAACACGAGAAGAGGCAGAAACAGGACAAAGCGGTAGCCACGCATCACAGAAAGACGCAGAAACAGGACAGCGGCAGCCACGCAACACGGGAAAAGGCAGAAACTGGACAGAGCAGCAGCCACGCATCACGAAAAGACGCAGAAACAGGACAGAGCGGCAGCCACGCATCACAGAAAGACGCAGAAACAGGACAGCGGCAGCCACGCAACACGGGGAAAGGCAGAAACTGGACAGAGCAGCAGCCACGCATCACAAAAAGACGCAGAAACAGGACAGAGCGGCAGCCACTCATCACAGACAGACGCAGAAACAGGAGAGAGCCGCCGCCACACATCACGGGAAGACGCAGAAGAAGGACACAATAGCAGCCACGCATCACGAAAAGACGCAGAAACAGGACAGAGCGGCCGCCACGCATCACGGGAAGACGCAGAAAAAGGACAGAGTGGCAGCCACGCATCACAGAAAGATGCAGAAACAGGACAGAGCGGCAGCCACGCATCATGGACAGATgcagaaacaggacagaatGGCATCCACGCAACACGAGAAGAGGCAGAAACAGGACAAAGCGGTAGCCACGCATCACAGAAAGACGCAGAAACAGGACAAAGCGGCAGCCACGCATCACAGAAAGATGCAGAAACAGGACAGCGGCAGCCACGCAACACGGGAAAAGGCAGAAACTGGACAGAGCAGCAGCCACGCATCACGAAAAGACGCAGAAACAGGACACAGTGGCAGCCACGCATCACAAAAAGACGCAGAAACAGGATAG
- the LOC137274384 gene encoding serine-rich adhesin for platelets-like produces the protein MDFLELLSQKSTTGQLKIAKLKFVNLREKRETMTDSELTKDPCDDYFTDDVSVISDTTHGTDDVTSPSAWAGLKGLMKSPPRKSECLHSTSNKGDCSPIIPSQNRTQNLNGDVEQDDGMSDVESVKSTSLLTVKGMLSRPRDTSPLTYNEDSNHRVKSLVLSKSDETNQPFSRDKKEHITYTDEQFHSFSIPTKSLEHSKQKAPKAHYSQILDEIFGSKTTLPQSGHNIPPAKDFERKGHSVSTQHSSTECLEISVSEKKNSVSASSSQLSDLLLSEKCAKPSPQQSQMTLKELTAHDSLVSLPTWENLYTNEQSVSQLTQEQLSFQQPPKSQVNEVGLSNHLEPMSKVTMGSLSVNQHPISKLPQVNLSTHQQPVSQQSQEELSTQLLDFIVEFTQESSASSGMGPSGSGPERLLESLPKDQHIFSPYEPVLKTESSEKVLLLNKETSTKSVKVADDQNNGPEIEKCLQDKQLDARSKNGKQNLTKFDPPMLSQKDAKSGPLTSNPDCDLAKMESVPWSSSKSTQGLQTITPDKSQFSANKFGDLHKQSSSGTGGDKRLTASANEKETLINLMARYEAMERTLQDIPDKSRFLVISTELKQIQGVVAQLNVQHKTERGRLSVRMGVKDLSKSSKKELKEDMQELGDRQKHLLQVVHRHKQINFRLKQVLACMGTTETGRESSKDTHEEVKTFPPSRLAAEVLTVQEVTDSSCRSPLIGEPSVSRTYKPDIVNRFHDITSAENGSASCEISFQKDNAPKVFQKDQNGVFKMYGATEAKTSSMTDYEDGKKECFDNDVDVINQYYREDMEQTQKIDISDSILISKSNPTCVEDNSVITATNSELLATANNCHVPCPQIKKTEFCVKSVHSAGAVASQMSGIEDSQQDLFSQGSSEQVEDRRMVEEIIATQALSHETDCPDSDIRHVDGRVRQGQEEWMWTEGGTDQRGLKKGEEGDAMDRGVEQRTDSQVEALVDREVVRRMGSEGEGQMIGGCKGKMDSGVEGRMDRGVGGGMDKQANRKTDSDFEERTRAETHKRIGKKVSRRIKTQNNQSIAIHSYDNTTGQGGVPVNIQKDDKLNKTKGADVREKKWNTSAPVNQMKRKAEDSNALSFEGQSECETKKIKISSAEQLVKSAEGDQAPCKPGISQSKSDKTNAEVMERATSHQKALSLGCRNLERGSIPSKIATDKKKGFVLSVKKTYNKEADESFIPISLKSKDGSLNKPQANIPENRNGSNVNTAGPPVGAEGNTNISMSSSKERSLFSAQKEMTCLSPPEQETEKIKDMSLMSPHHPHPLRDIATPQKLQSEKFSVSTFLSHGSTEAKELKRRMAETDTREKQSRKHDILLQKEVPSDYNAIPVGRIEDIQVGDEDEGRCLKKTHSVIPESKNVNNGNTTGHVHRQTLSNHDNCGTLSSAVGAEGSENISVSSSNIRSVCSNQKVMICLSSPDQGTEKVKDMSLVSPSYPHPLKNMTTPQNLQSENLPASKFLSPGSTVASSDVFPVSCRELVRRMSERDAKEKQSRKDNISLQKEAPSHYIAIPVGRIEDFCEDNKVKDVDDVNTQTSMFVQPQVSTVPKPVATSKMADLITLVEKGVLTPGKDVLSVRAKGKVFRAGLSSEGHIIGSGGQIFRTPKSWCQALSGAATVKTLQSFDMVLYQGEPLSSFVVRESPESSGNFPIGAKTKSQGKTVGSSISRSLKTANKSTSLPRQSSNISSTTTAANKVRNKSLTDSVTKSLSNRTGTGPTKTFSTSTANKQTGIPFPVPPNKNSVANRDLVAKRNKETSASGSSELMGVLNKCTIQLIDDAEIIHCPEIDSTFWMADFKDIRMSDSLWDSVDCWN, from the exons ATGGACTTTCTTGAGCTTCTCTCTCAGAAGTCAACAACTGGGCAGCTGAAAATAGCGAAATTGAAATTCGTAAACCTACGGGAGAAGCGAGAGACAATGACTGACTCTGAACTTACAAAGGACCCTTGTGACGACTATTTCACCGACGACGTGTCTGTCATCAGTGACACAACACATGGAACAGATGATGTCACGTCGCCGTCAGCCTGGGCAGGACTGAAAGG tttGATGAAATCTCCACCAAGGAAAAGCGAGTGCTTGCACAGCACCTCAAACAAAG GAGATTGCTCACCAATTATTCCAAGTCAAAACAGAACTCAAAACTTG AATGGGGATGTTGAGCAAGATGACGGTATGTCTGATGTTGAGTCTGTGAAGTCCACATCACTGCTCACTGTCAAGGGAATGCTCTCAAGACCAAGGGACACAAGTCCACTCACATACAATGAAGATAGTAACCACAGAGTTAAGTCCCTTGTTCTTTCCAAGTCTGATGAGACAAACCAGCCATTCAGTCGAGACAAAAaagaacatattacatatactGATGAACAGTTTCATTCCTTCAGCATTCCAACAAAATCTCTTGAACACTCAAAGCAGAAAGCCCCAAAAGCTCATTACTCTCAGATATTGGATGAGATCTTTGGAAGCAAAACAACTCTGCCACAGAGTGGACACAACATTCCACCTGCAAAAGATTTTGAAAGGAAAGGTCACTCCGTATCAACACAGCATAGTTCAACTGAGTGTTTAGAAATCAGTGTGTCTGAAAAAAAGAATTCTGTGTCTGCTTCAAGTTCTCAGCTTTCTGATTTACTTTTGAGTGAGAAATGTGCGAAACCATCACCTCAACAGTCTCAGATGACTTTGAAGGAGCTGACTGCTCATGATAGCCTTGTGTCTCTGCCAACATGGGAGAACCTGTATACCAATGAACAATCGGTATCTCAGTTGACACAGGAGCAATTGTCTTTCCAACAACCCCCAAAGTCTCAAGTGAATGAAGTTGGCCTCTCAAACCACCTGGAACCTATGTCGAAGGTGACTATGGGGAGTCTTTCTGTGAATCAACATCCAATATCCAAGCTGCCACAGGTCAACCTGTCCACCCATCAACAGCCAGTATCTCAACAGTCTCAGGAGGAACTATCTACTCAACTACTAGACTTCATTGTGGAGTTCACCCAAGAGTCCAGTGCATCATCTGGTATGGGTCCATCAGGATCTGGTCCGGAAAGGTTGCTGGAATCCCTCCCGAAAGACCAACATATCTTTTCTCCCTATGAACCAGTACTTAAAACTGAAAGTTCTGAGAAAGTGCTTCTCCTAAATAAAGAAACTTCAACCAAATCTGTAAAAGTAGCAGATGATCAAAATAATGGTCCAGAAATAGAAAAATGCTTACAAGACAAACAATTAGATGCAAGATCCAAAAATGGAAAGCAAAACCTAACTAAATTTGACCCTCCTATGTTGAGTCAGAAGGATGCAAAGAGTGGACCTCTTACCTCTAATCCTGACTGTGACCTTGCCAAGATGGAATCAGTTCCTTGGTCATCCTCAAAGTCAACCCAAGGACTGCAGACCATAACACCTGATAAATCACAGTTTTCAGCAAACAAATTCGGGGATCTTCACAAGCAATCTTCTTCGGGAACAGGGGGAGACAAGAGG TTGACTGCATCAGCCAATGAAAAGGAAACCTTGATTAATTTGATGGCAAGATATGAAGCCATGGAAAGAACTCTTCAAGACATACCAGATAAATCTAGATTCT TGGTGATATCAACagaactgaaacaaatacaaggAGTAGTAGCTCAGCTAAATGTGCAGCACAAGACTGAGAGAGGAAGGCTGTCTGTGAGGATGGGCGTGAAGGATCTGTCCAAGTCCAGCAAGAAGGAGTTGAAGGAGGATATGCAGGAGCTGGGAGACAGACAAAAACACCTGCTGCAGGTGGTGCACAGACATAAACAGATCAACTTCAGACTAAAGCAGGTGCTTGCATGTATGGGTACAACTGAAACTGGCAGAGAATCTAGCAAAGACACACATGAAGAGGTGAAAACATTTCCTCCATCAAGACTAGCAGCAGAAGTGTTGACAGTACAAGAAGTAACTGACAGCAGCTGTAGAAGTCCACTTATAGGAGAACCTTCAGTCTCTAGAACTTACAAACCTGACATTGTCAACAGATTTCATGACATCACTTCAGCTGAAAATGGATCTGCTTCGTGTGAGATTAGTTTTCAAAAAGATAATGCACCAAAGGTGTTCCAGAAGGATCAAAATggtgttttcaaaatgtatggGGCTACAGAGGCTAAAACAAGCAGTATGACAGACTATGAGGACGGGAAGAAGGAATGTTTTGATAATGATGTGGATGTTATAAATCAGTACTACAGAGAAGATATGGAACAGACACAAAAGATTGACATTAGTGATAGCATTCTGATTTCTAAATCAAATCCAACTTGTGTTGAAGATAACAGTGTTATCACAGCCACCAATAGTGAGTTGCTGGCTACAGCAAATAATTGTCATGTTCCATGTCCACAGATCAAGAAGACAGAATTTTGTGTGAAAAGTGTTCATAGTGCTGGGGCTGTGGCTTCACAGATGAGTGGGATAGAAGACAGTCAGCAAGACTTGTTCAGCCAGGGTTCCTCAGAACAGGTGGAGGACAGGAGAATGGTTGAAGAGATAATTGCAACACAGGCACTGAGCCATGAGACTGACTGCCCAGACAGTGACATTAGACATGTAGATGGCAGGGTAAGGCAGGGTCAAGAAGAATGGATGTGGACAGAAGGGGGAACTGACCAGAGGGGACTGAAGAAGGGAGAGGAAGGGGATGCGATGGATAGAGGAGTTGAGCAGAGGACAGACAGTCAGGTTGAGGCATTGGTGGACAGAGAGGTTGTCAGAAGGATGGGAAGTGAAGGTGAGGGACAGATGATCGGTGGGTGTAAGGGAAAGATGGACAGTGGAGTGGAAGGAAGGATGGACAGAGGGGTTGGTGGAGGGATGGACAAACAGGCAAATAGAAAGACAGACAGTGATTTTGAAGAGAGGACAAGAGCAGAAACTCACAAAAGGATAGGCAAAAAGGTTTCTAGGCGAATCAAGACACAAAATAATCAAAGCATTGCCATACATAGTTATGACAACACTACAGGGCAAGGTGGTGTGCCAGTTAACATACAAAAGGATGACAAACTGAACAAGACAAAAGGTGCCGATGTTCGTGAAAAGAAGTGGAATACTTCTGCTCCTGTTAACCAAATGAAGAGAAAGGCTGAGGACTCTAATGCACTTAGTTTTGAAGGTCAAAGTGAATGTGAAACAAAGAAGATCAAGATAAGTTCTGCAGAACAGCTTGTAAAGTCAGCAGAAGGTGACCAGGCTCCATGCAAGCCAGGAATCAGTCAGTCAAAGTCTGATAAAACAAATGCTGAAGTGATGGAGAGAGCTACTAGTCATCAGAAAGCGCTGTCATTAGGCTGCCGAAACTTGGAGAGAGGATCTATCCCATCAAAGATTGCAACTGACAAGAAAAAAGGCTTTGTGCTATCTGTCAAAAAGACTTACAATAAGGAGGCTGATGAGTCTTTCATACCCATCAGTCTGAAGAGCAAGGATGGTAGTTTGAACAAACCACAGGCAAACATCCCAGAAAACAGAAATGGTAGCAATGTCAATACAGCAGGACCACCTGTAGGAGCTGAAGGGAATACAAATATCTCTATGTCCTCTTCAAAGGAAAGGTCCCTTTTTTCCGCTCAGAAGGAAATGACTTGTCTGTCACCTCCAGAACAAGAGACAGAAAAGATTAAAGACATGTCTTTGATGTCACCTCATCATCCTCATCCACTGAGGGATATCGCAACTCCTCAAAAACTACAATCTGAAAAATTTTCTGTATCTACGTTCCTGTCACATGGGTCAACTGAGGCTAAGGAACTGAAGCGGAGGATGGCGGAGACTGATACCAGGGAGAAACAATCAAGGAAACATGATATCTTGCTGCAGAAAGAGGTTCCCAGTGATTACAATGCTATACCAGTTGGAAGAATAGAAGACATTCAAGTCGGGGATGAGGATGAGGGTagatgtttgaaaaaaacacattcagtcattcCAGAAAGTAAAAATGTCAACAATGGCAATACAACAGGACATGTACATAGGCAGACTTTGagtaaccatgacaactgtGGCACACTTTCATCAGCTGTAGGAGCTGAAGGGAGTGAAAACATTTCAGTGTCTTCTTCAAATATCAGGTCTGTTTGTTCCAACCAGAAGGTAATGATTTGTCTGTCATCTCCAGATCAAGGCACAGAAAAAGTTAAAGACATGTCTTTGGTGTCTCCTTCTTATCCTCATCCATTGAAGAATATGACAACTCCTCAGAATCTGCAGTCTGAAAACTTGCCTGCCTCCAAGTTCCTGTCACCTGGGTCAACTGTTGCCAGTAGCGATGTGTTCCCTGTGTCCTGTCGGGAACTGGTGCGGAGGATGTCAGAGAGAGATGCAAAGGAGAAACAATCAAGGAAGGACAATATCTCACTGCAGAAAGAGGCTCCCAGTCATTACATTGCTATACCAGTTGGAAGGATAGAAGACTTCTGTGAAGACAATAAAGTCAAGGATGTTGATGATGTGAACACCCAGACTTCAATGTTTGTGCAG CCCCAAGTCAGCACTGTTCCAAAACCTGTTGCCACATCCAAGATGGCTGACCTCATAACCCTGGTTGAGAAAGGGGTGCTGACTCCTGGCAAGGATGTCTTGTCAGTCAGAGCAAAG GGCAAAGTGTTTCGAGCTGGTTTGAGTAGTGAGGGTCACATCATTGGTTCTGGAGGGCAGATATTCCGCACACCCAAATCTTGGTGTCAGGCACTGAGTGGAGCTGCCACAGTTAAGACGTTGCAGTCTTTCGATATG GTTCTTTACCAGGGGGAGCCATTGTCATCATTTGTAGTTAGAGAGAGTCCAGAATCTTCAGGTAATTTTCCAAT agGCGCTAAAACAAAGTCTCAAGGAAAAACTGTTGGATCATCCATTAGCAG ATCACTGAAGACGGCAAACAAATCAACAAGTCTACCAAGACAGTCTTCTAACATTTCTTCAACAACCACTGCAGCTAACAAGGTTCGAAAcaagtcactcactgactcagttACAAAATCTCTTTCCAATCGAACAGGAACAGGTCCCACAAAGACATTCTCCACATCTACAGCAAACAAGCAAACTGGCATCCCTTTTCCAGTTCCACCAAATAAGAACTCTGTTGCCAACAGAGATTTGGTTGCTAAACGTAACAAAGAAACCAGTGCATCTGGGTCATCTGAGTTGATGGGAGTTTTGAACAAATGTACCATACAGCTGATAGATGATGCAGAGATTATCCACTGTCCAGAGATCGATAGTACTTTCTGGATGGCTGATTTTAAAGACATCCGAATGTCAGACAGTTTGTGGGATTCTGTTGATTGTTGGAATTAA
- the LOC137295851 gene encoding equilibrative nucleobase transporter 1-like, translating to MAKVPPLNILVVVWGFLEILLFAGVIFGWHSVVYVYKDEGYFADLCDVSNVSGTQHVNNISITQFVGNSSDVHHHVSITTMSYKALADSSGKTSSHWNNAAAPPSGAPPTELSCDDQLKLSESGKSRTCAPQDEQFSLIFSLSTLITGLMCVINGYLYDRFGTRFCRCICITCYIIGFVCQAVASPENPLLLYPGYILQCYAGYFILVTNMQLGGLIPHLRSTLISMCSGAFDSSAAVFLLFKLAHEQGIKINYCFVFQVCLFIIVIISTVIVHRKSHFPWPLPPDYKFRFSACEHLRNKKERPYDADANVIWRSSENGSMMIVKKTEEISTSENRKSLIVDAVTNDEKHVDSANGLSVSEAEQTRSPTMLEVMKTPLFMWNLMWMCFQRLRSWFFVGMFNVWMTRLACGDKAVVSQYTSFFASVQFIGFFTSPMSGRLMDRRIPAAKIYNSLRMERLHASLASFLMCSGLSLVFSILVAIPILPLQYVSCILHSVCRSFIYGPNFAFAANAYPLEHFGKVTGVILTVSAIFGMLQYPLFLLIQGPLNNNPLVVDILFITMMVVTFGHPMYIWRYLRKQRRKIEETR from the exons GTGTGATATTTGGCTGGCACTCAGTGGTGTATGTGTACAAAGATGAAGGCTACTTCGCAGACCTATGTGACGTCAGCAATGTCTCTGGTACACAACACGTCAACAACATCTCTATCACACAGTTTGTTGGCAACAGCAGTGACGTACATCATCATGTCAGCATCACTACCATGTCTTATAAAGCCTTGGCTGATTCCTCCGGTAAAACATCCAGTCACTGGAACAATGCTGCAG CTCCACCCTCTGGTGCCCCACCCACAGAGCTGTCATGTGACGATCAGCTGAAGCTGTCGGAATCAGGCAAGAGCAGGACCTGTGCCCCCCAGGATGAGCAGTTCAGCCTCATCTTTTCCCTGTCCACCCTCATTACTGGACTGATGTGTGTCATCAATGGATACCTGTATGACCGCTTCGGAACAAGATTCTGCCGATGCATTTGCAT AACATGCTACATCATAGGATTTGTGTGTCAGGCTGTTGCTTCTCCAG AGAACCCCTTACTGCTGTACCCAGGGTACATCCTCCAGTGCTATGCAGGGTATTTCATCCTTGTGACCAACATGCAGCTTGGAGGACTCATCCCGCACCTTCGCTCCACACTCATCAGCATGTGTTCAGGAGCCTTTGACAGCAGTGCGGCAGTTTTCTTACTGTTCAAG TTGGCACATGAACAAGGAATAAAGATCAACTACTGTTTCGTGTTTCAAGTCTGCCTGTTCATTATTGTCATCATCAGCACTGTTATAGTCCACAGGAAGAGTCACTTCCCTTGGCCCCTACCTCCAGATTATAAATTCCGTTTTTCTGCATGTGAACACTTGAGGAATAAGAAAGAAAGGCCCTATGACGCTGACGCCAATGTGATTTGGAGGTCAAGTGAGAACGGTAGCATGATGATTGTAAAGAAGACAGAGGAAATATCCACAAGTGAAAACAGAAAGTCTTTGATAGTTGATGCAGTTACAAATGATGAGAAGCATGTGGACAGTGCTAATGGTTTGTCTGTGTCTGAGGCAGAACAAACAAGATCTCCAACCATGTTGGAAGTGATGAAGACTCCACTGTTCATGTGGAACTTGATGTGGATGTGTTTCCAGAGACTGAGGAGCTGGTTCTTTGTGGGGATGTTCAATGTCTGGATGACAAGGCTGGCATGTGGGGATAAGGCTGTCG TGAGTCAATACACATCCTTTTTTGCCTCTGTGCAATTCATCGGCTTTTTTACCAGTCCTATGAGTGGCCGGCTGATGGACAGACGGATCCCAGCAGCCAAAATATATAACAGCCTCAGAATGG AACGTCTGCATGCATCGTTGGCCTCGTTTCTGATGTGTTCTGGTCTGTCTCTGGTGTTTTCCATCCTGGTGGCGATCCCCATCCTCCCGCTACAGTACGTGTCCTGCATCCTGCACAGTGTCTGTCGCTCCTTCATTTACGGACCAAACTTCGCATTTGCAGCTAACGC ATATCCATTGGAGCACTTTGGGAAGGTGACAGGGGTGATACTGACAGTGTCTGCAATATTCGGCATGCTGCAGTACCCACTGTTTCTCCTTATACAGGGCCCCTTGAACAACAATCCGCTTGTG GTTGACATCCTCTTCATCACCATGATGGTGGTCACATTTGGTCATCCTATGTATATCTGGAGATACCTGAGGAAGCAAAGAAGAAAGATTGAGGAGACAAGATGA